The following are from one region of the Syngnathus acus chromosome 10, fSynAcu1.2, whole genome shotgun sequence genome:
- the LOC119128181 gene encoding H-2 class I histocompatibility antigen, Q9 alpha chain-like isoform X3, producing the protein MITMNLLAFFVLAVQIYSVTPVIHTLNYFMTGSQVAKLPEYWEAAYVDGVQILHFDSNHRKAKAKQDWVDKITEDDPHYWERETAISIQTEQIFKVSIENIKKRFNQTGGVHMYQWMYGCEWNDETGEVDGWEHHSYDGEDFISFELKTMSWIAAHPQAFITKLKWDQDDGFNQYWKNILTEVCPLRLKKHVSNGREFLTRTELPTVSLLQKTPSSPVTCHATGFYPRTSDLFWRKDGEQIHEDVEMGETLPNHDGTFQTTADLKVELTPDAEGRYECVFKLDGVREEMVTKLYARSILSNARIQEEDRKKAVAIAVPLVVLALVAVAVALGVFLAKRRKSQKAIYVPACNASSSEPD; encoded by the exons ATGATTACAATGAATTTACTTGCATTCTTTGTTTTGGCTGTGCAAATATACAGCGTGACGCCTG TCATTCACACGCTCAATTATTTCATGACGGGCTCTCAAGTTGCAAAGCTACCAGAGTACTGGGAGGCCGCGTATGTTGACGGCGTTCAGATTCTGCACTTTGACAGCAACCACAggaaagcaaaagcaaaacaagactGGGTGGACAAAATCACAGAAGATGATCCGCACTACTGGGAGAGAGAGACGGCGATCAGTATTCAGACTGAGCAGATCTTCAAAGTCAGCattgaaaacattaaaaagcgCTTCAACCAAACTGGAG GTGTTCACATGTATCAGTGGATGTACGGCTGTGAATGGAATGATGAGACTGGGGAGGTTGATGGTTGGGAGCACCACAGTTACGATGGAGAAGACTTCATATCATTTGAGCTGAAGACGATGAGCTGGATCGCAGCACATCCGCAAGCTTTCATCACCAAACTCAAGTGGGACCAAGACGACGGGTTCAATCAATACTGGAAGAATATTCTCACTGAGGTGTGTCCTTTACGGTTGAAGAAGCACGTGAGCAACGGGAGGGAGTTCCTGACCAGAACCG AGCTTCCCACGGTGTCTCTCCTGCAGAAGACGCCTTCCTCTCCGGTCACCTGCCACGCCACGGGTTTCTACCCCAGGACGTCGGACCTCTTTTGGAGGAAGGACGGCGAGCAGATCCACGAGGACGTGGAGATGGGGGAGACCCTCCCCAACCACGACGGAACCTTCCAGACCACGGCCGACCTGAAAGTGGAGCTGACGCCCGATGCGGAGGGCCGCTACGAATGCGTGTTCAAACTGGATGGCGTCCGGGAGGAGATGGTCACCAAGCTGTACGCCAGAAGCATCCTGAGCAACGCGCGCATCCAGG aggaagacagGAAGAAGGCGGTGGCCATCGCTGTCCCGCTGGTGGTCCTGGCTCTGGTGGCGGTGGCGGTGGCGCTGGGGGTGTTCCTGGCCAAGCGTCGCAAAAGCCAAAAAG CCATTTACGTTCCAGCTT GCAATGCCTCATCTTCTGAGCCGGACTGA
- the LOC119128181 gene encoding major histocompatibility complex class I-related gene protein-like isoform X1, translated as MITMNLLAFFVLAVQIYSVTPVIHTLNYFMTGSQVAKLPEYWEAAYVDGVQILHFDSNHRKAKAKQDWVDKITEDDPHYWERETAISIQTEQIFKVSIENIKKRFNQTGGVHMYQWMYGCEWNDETGEVDGWEHHSYDGEDFISFELKTMSWIAAHPQAFITKLKWDQDDGFNQYWKNILTEVCPLRLKKHVSNGREFLTRTELPTVSLLQKTPSSPVTCHATGFYPRTSDLFWRKDGEQIHEDVEMGETLPNHDGTFQTTADLKVELTPDAEGRYECVFKLDGVREEMVTKLYARSILSNARIQEEEDRKKAVAIAVPLVVLALVAVAVALGVFLAKRRKSQKAIYVPACNASSSEPD; from the exons ATGATTACAATGAATTTACTTGCATTCTTTGTTTTGGCTGTGCAAATATACAGCGTGACGCCTG TCATTCACACGCTCAATTATTTCATGACGGGCTCTCAAGTTGCAAAGCTACCAGAGTACTGGGAGGCCGCGTATGTTGACGGCGTTCAGATTCTGCACTTTGACAGCAACCACAggaaagcaaaagcaaaacaagactGGGTGGACAAAATCACAGAAGATGATCCGCACTACTGGGAGAGAGAGACGGCGATCAGTATTCAGACTGAGCAGATCTTCAAAGTCAGCattgaaaacattaaaaagcgCTTCAACCAAACTGGAG GTGTTCACATGTATCAGTGGATGTACGGCTGTGAATGGAATGATGAGACTGGGGAGGTTGATGGTTGGGAGCACCACAGTTACGATGGAGAAGACTTCATATCATTTGAGCTGAAGACGATGAGCTGGATCGCAGCACATCCGCAAGCTTTCATCACCAAACTCAAGTGGGACCAAGACGACGGGTTCAATCAATACTGGAAGAATATTCTCACTGAGGTGTGTCCTTTACGGTTGAAGAAGCACGTGAGCAACGGGAGGGAGTTCCTGACCAGAACCG AGCTTCCCACGGTGTCTCTCCTGCAGAAGACGCCTTCCTCTCCGGTCACCTGCCACGCCACGGGTTTCTACCCCAGGACGTCGGACCTCTTTTGGAGGAAGGACGGCGAGCAGATCCACGAGGACGTGGAGATGGGGGAGACCCTCCCCAACCACGACGGAACCTTCCAGACCACGGCCGACCTGAAAGTGGAGCTGACGCCCGATGCGGAGGGCCGCTACGAATGCGTGTTCAAACTGGATGGCGTCCGGGAGGAGATGGTCACCAAGCTGTACGCCAGAAGCATCCTGAGCAACGCGCGCATCCAGG aagaggaagacagGAAGAAGGCGGTGGCCATCGCTGTCCCGCTGGTGGTCCTGGCTCTGGTGGCGGTGGCGGTGGCGCTGGGGGTGTTCCTGGCCAAGCGTCGCAAAAGCCAAAAAG CCATTTACGTTCCAGCTT GCAATGCCTCATCTTCTGAGCCGGACTGA
- the LOC119128181 gene encoding class I histocompatibility antigen, F10 alpha chain-like isoform X2: MITMNLLAFFVLAVQIYSVTPVIHTLNYFMTGSQVAKLPEYWEAAYVDGVQILHFDSNHRKAKAKQDWVDKITEDDPHYWERETAISIQTEQIFKVSIENIKKRFNQTGGVHMYQWMYGCEWNDETGEVDGWEHHSYDGEDFISFELKTMSWIAAHPQAFITKLKWDQDDGFNQYWKNILTEVCPLRLKKHVSNGREFLTRTELPTVSLLQKTPSSPVTCHATGFYPRTSDLFWRKDGEQIHEDVEMGETLPNHDGTFQTTADLKVELTPDAEGRYECVFKLDGVREEMVTKLYARSILSNARIQEEEDRKKAVAIAVPLVVLALVAVAVALGVFLAKRRKSQKANYAPASSASSSEQD; encoded by the exons ATGATTACAATGAATTTACTTGCATTCTTTGTTTTGGCTGTGCAAATATACAGCGTGACGCCTG TCATTCACACGCTCAATTATTTCATGACGGGCTCTCAAGTTGCAAAGCTACCAGAGTACTGGGAGGCCGCGTATGTTGACGGCGTTCAGATTCTGCACTTTGACAGCAACCACAggaaagcaaaagcaaaacaagactGGGTGGACAAAATCACAGAAGATGATCCGCACTACTGGGAGAGAGAGACGGCGATCAGTATTCAGACTGAGCAGATCTTCAAAGTCAGCattgaaaacattaaaaagcgCTTCAACCAAACTGGAG GTGTTCACATGTATCAGTGGATGTACGGCTGTGAATGGAATGATGAGACTGGGGAGGTTGATGGTTGGGAGCACCACAGTTACGATGGAGAAGACTTCATATCATTTGAGCTGAAGACGATGAGCTGGATCGCAGCACATCCGCAAGCTTTCATCACCAAACTCAAGTGGGACCAAGACGACGGGTTCAATCAATACTGGAAGAATATTCTCACTGAGGTGTGTCCTTTACGGTTGAAGAAGCACGTGAGCAACGGGAGGGAGTTCCTGACCAGAACCG AGCTTCCCACGGTGTCTCTCCTGCAGAAGACGCCTTCCTCTCCGGTCACCTGCCACGCCACGGGTTTCTACCCCAGGACGTCGGACCTCTTTTGGAGGAAGGACGGCGAGCAGATCCACGAGGACGTGGAGATGGGGGAGACCCTCCCCAACCACGACGGAACCTTCCAGACCACGGCCGACCTGAAAGTGGAGCTGACGCCCGATGCGGAGGGCCGCTACGAATGCGTGTTCAAACTGGATGGCGTCCGGGAGGAGATGGTCACCAAGCTGTACGCCAGAAGCATCCTGAGCAACGCGCGCATCCAGG aagaggaagacagGAAGAAGGCGGTGGCCATCGCTGTCCCGCTGGTGGTCCTGGCTCTGGTGGCGGTGGCGGTGGCGCTGGGGGTGTTCCTGGCCAAGCGTCGCAAAAGCCAAAAAG
- the LOC119128181 gene encoding class I histocompatibility antigen, F10 alpha chain-like isoform X4, giving the protein MITMNLLAFFVLAVQIYSVTPVIHTLNYFMTGSQVAKLPEYWEAAYVDGVQILHFDSNHRKAKAKQDWVDKITEDDPHYWERETAISIQTEQIFKVSIENIKKRFNQTGGVHMYQWMYGCEWNDETGEVDGWEHHSYDGEDFISFELKTMSWIAAHPQAFITKLKWDQDDGFNQYWKNILTEVCPLRLKKHVSNGREFLTRTELPTVSLLQKTPSSPVTCHATGFYPRTSDLFWRKDGEQIHEDVEMGETLPNHDGTFQTTADLKVELTPDAEGRYECVFKLDGVREEMVTKLYARSILSNARIQEEDRKKAVAIAVPLVVLALVAVAVALGVFLAKRRKSQKANYAPASSASSSEQD; this is encoded by the exons ATGATTACAATGAATTTACTTGCATTCTTTGTTTTGGCTGTGCAAATATACAGCGTGACGCCTG TCATTCACACGCTCAATTATTTCATGACGGGCTCTCAAGTTGCAAAGCTACCAGAGTACTGGGAGGCCGCGTATGTTGACGGCGTTCAGATTCTGCACTTTGACAGCAACCACAggaaagcaaaagcaaaacaagactGGGTGGACAAAATCACAGAAGATGATCCGCACTACTGGGAGAGAGAGACGGCGATCAGTATTCAGACTGAGCAGATCTTCAAAGTCAGCattgaaaacattaaaaagcgCTTCAACCAAACTGGAG GTGTTCACATGTATCAGTGGATGTACGGCTGTGAATGGAATGATGAGACTGGGGAGGTTGATGGTTGGGAGCACCACAGTTACGATGGAGAAGACTTCATATCATTTGAGCTGAAGACGATGAGCTGGATCGCAGCACATCCGCAAGCTTTCATCACCAAACTCAAGTGGGACCAAGACGACGGGTTCAATCAATACTGGAAGAATATTCTCACTGAGGTGTGTCCTTTACGGTTGAAGAAGCACGTGAGCAACGGGAGGGAGTTCCTGACCAGAACCG AGCTTCCCACGGTGTCTCTCCTGCAGAAGACGCCTTCCTCTCCGGTCACCTGCCACGCCACGGGTTTCTACCCCAGGACGTCGGACCTCTTTTGGAGGAAGGACGGCGAGCAGATCCACGAGGACGTGGAGATGGGGGAGACCCTCCCCAACCACGACGGAACCTTCCAGACCACGGCCGACCTGAAAGTGGAGCTGACGCCCGATGCGGAGGGCCGCTACGAATGCGTGTTCAAACTGGATGGCGTCCGGGAGGAGATGGTCACCAAGCTGTACGCCAGAAGCATCCTGAGCAACGCGCGCATCCAGG aggaagacagGAAGAAGGCGGTGGCCATCGCTGTCCCGCTGGTGGTCCTGGCTCTGGTGGCGGTGGCGGTGGCGCTGGGGGTGTTCCTGGCCAAGCGTCGCAAAAGCCAAAAAG